Proteins encoded by one window of Acetivibrio thermocellus ATCC 27405:
- a CDS encoding copper amine oxidase N-terminal domain-containing protein produces MAKKLLFMALCILVFYFPLISHASANITVVVNGEKVNFTDQQPFIDSNSRTMVPIRFISEALDAKVDWIEKERMVVIKKQGTEISLVVGMKTAKVNGKEIKLDTSSVIAGGRTFVPVRFISEAFGATVEWDGKNKIVTITTKPQAGNEIGKMPESSYYNELYNLFTLVPKGMKGSNIEQFAYYTFKEDGTVLNLNFTEEEIFKGHSFPELSKGGVIFSPSNLETVESYTVEIFKNVSRTNKQLVGQYIYFSDLKPENLMVIEKNGFTFVTTKGFKPFEIKETGYKLMSKKLFIYNDKNLYVFSFIYDPSDRKYLTESVMDSIINSIEINGTKINLKKSTTPGKNGEVEDILPAEANYTRKMTVKENEERLKKKYFSQGFDLSDMVRIEGGTFIDENGEKVTVKPFYVSKNLVTISEWNSISKNKINIKDLNAKYNLNIKSENYPAVFETEEKYGTVKIKNNMELYVFCNEKSKSFGIEEYYTFQKTSYGTSTIFEHNGGFRLLSEDELKYILRKTKSDAYKNNVKSNTVSEVGRSSKNEFGIFDYDSNVAEVTDFDSVLKIKDNSQMLCGFRYAKDIGNSPQDLILDFFSN; encoded by the coding sequence ATGGCAAAAAAGCTGTTATTCATGGCGCTGTGCATCCTTGTTTTTTACTTTCCGTTGATTTCCCATGCCAGTGCAAACATCACGGTTGTGGTAAACGGCGAAAAAGTTAACTTTACTGACCAACAACCTTTCATTGACAGCAACTCAAGAACAATGGTACCCATAAGATTCATTTCCGAAGCCCTCGACGCCAAAGTGGATTGGATTGAAAAAGAGCGCATGGTGGTAATAAAAAAGCAGGGAACGGAAATTTCACTGGTTGTAGGTATGAAAACCGCCAAAGTCAATGGTAAAGAAATCAAGCTTGATACTTCATCGGTTATTGCAGGAGGCAGGACTTTTGTCCCTGTAAGATTTATCTCAGAAGCCTTTGGTGCTACCGTAGAATGGGACGGTAAAAACAAAATTGTCACAATCACAACCAAGCCGCAAGCCGGAAATGAAATCGGTAAAATGCCCGAATCAAGCTATTACAACGAACTTTACAACCTCTTCACCCTCGTGCCCAAAGGTATGAAAGGCTCCAATATAGAGCAGTTCGCTTATTACACCTTTAAAGAAGATGGTACTGTCCTCAACCTCAACTTTACCGAAGAGGAAATATTCAAAGGTCATTCATTCCCCGAGTTGTCAAAAGGCGGGGTTATCTTTTCCCCCAGCAACCTTGAAACCGTTGAATCATACACTGTTGAAATCTTCAAAAATGTGTCAAGGACAAACAAACAGCTTGTCGGTCAATACATATATTTTTCCGATTTAAAACCTGAAAACCTTATGGTTATTGAAAAAAACGGGTTTACTTTTGTCACCACAAAGGGATTTAAACCTTTTGAAATCAAAGAAACCGGCTACAAGCTGATGAGTAAAAAACTCTTTATATACAACGACAAAAACCTGTATGTTTTTTCATTTATTTATGACCCCTCGGACAGAAAGTATCTTACGGAAAGTGTTATGGACAGCATCATTAATTCCATTGAAATAAACGGTACCAAAATCAATCTGAAAAAATCAACAACACCGGGCAAAAACGGCGAAGTTGAAGATATTTTACCGGCAGAAGCCAATTATACCAGGAAAATGACTGTAAAAGAAAATGAGGAACGGCTTAAAAAGAAATATTTTTCTCAAGGATTTGACCTTTCGGACATGGTCAGAATTGAAGGAGGCACCTTTATCGACGAAAACGGTGAAAAAGTAACCGTAAAGCCCTTCTACGTCAGCAAAAACTTAGTGACAATCAGCGAATGGAACAGCATCTCAAAAAATAAAATCAACATCAAAGACCTCAACGCAAAATACAATTTAAACATAAAATCCGAAAATTATCCGGCCGTATTTGAAACCGAAGAAAAATACGGCACGGTCAAAATAAAGAACAATATGGAGCTTTACGTGTTCTGCAATGAAAAAAGCAAAAGTTTCGGAATCGAAGAATATTATACCTTCCAAAAAACCAGTTACGGTACTTCTACCATCTTTGAACACAACGGAGGATTCAGGTTGCTGAGTGAAGATGAACTAAAATACATATTGAGAAAAACCAAATCCGATGCCTATAAAAACAACGTAAAATCAAATACCGTTTCCGAAGTCGGACGTTCTTCCAAAAACGAGTTTGGAATTTTTGACTACGACTCTAATGTTGCGGAAGTAACGGATTTTGATTCGGTACTCAAAATCAAAGACAATTCTCAAATGCTGTGCGGTTTCAGATATGCAAAAGATATTGGAAATTCACCACAAGATTTGATACTGGATTTTTTCAGTAATTAA
- the istB gene encoding IS21-like element ISCth12 family helper ATPase IstB, with protein MLTSDIAACCRRLRLSRNIVEMSGKIQAVSHQEYLLKLLQSEIRHREELKKDKLLKKAGFYTIKTFESFRFDEVKLPSGVTPEYLKECEFIENKHNIVMYGNVGTGKTHLSIALGVEACKKGLEVRFFRTSALVNRLAEQKKAGTLSGFLKDLNKADLLICDEWGYVPLDRIGAQLLFEVISECYERKSVIINTNIEFSRWVNVFYDEQMTGAIIDRLLHHCHLLLFPGQSNRMREAVLNT; from the coding sequence ATGCTGACATCTGATATTGCAGCATGTTGCAGAAGGCTTCGCCTCAGCCGGAACATAGTGGAGATGTCAGGTAAAATACAGGCAGTCAGCCACCAGGAATACCTGCTTAAACTTCTTCAATCAGAGATCCGGCATCGTGAAGAACTGAAGAAAGACAAACTGCTGAAAAAAGCAGGTTTCTATACCATAAAGACATTTGAAAGCTTCCGGTTTGATGAAGTAAAGCTGCCCAGTGGCGTTACTCCGGAATATCTTAAAGAGTGCGAGTTTATCGAAAACAAACACAATATCGTCATGTACGGCAATGTGGGCACAGGAAAGACGCATCTTTCAATTGCTTTAGGTGTAGAGGCCTGCAAGAAGGGATTGGAGGTGAGATTTTTCAGGACATCAGCGCTCGTGAACAGGCTGGCGGAACAAAAGAAAGCCGGAACATTGTCAGGCTTCTTGAAGGACCTGAATAAAGCAGATCTTTTGATCTGTGACGAATGGGGCTACGTCCCCCTCGACCGTATAGGAGCGCAGTTATTGTTTGAGGTCATATCCGAGTGTTATGAACGCAAATCGGTGATCATCAATACCAACATAGAATTTTCAAGGTGGGTGAACGTGTTCTATGACGAGCAGATGACAGGCGCCATTATCGACCGGCTACTTCATCACTGTCACTTGCTACTGTTTCCCGGCCAGAGCAACAGGATGCGCGAAGCTGTACTAAACACATAA
- the istA gene encoding IS21-like element ISCth12 family transposase — translation MTQIKDIRKMYFEEGKNISQIARETGHDRKTVRAYLDKVDWNQKPPKVKKETAFPKLNPYKDDIDTWLNEDKKARRKQRHTAKRIYNRLVEKYGERFNCSYRTVAGYVAVKKKEIFNAREGFLPLEHVPGEAQADFGDADFYENGRHYRGKSLTLSFPHSNKGYTQLFKGENQECLFEGLKAIFEHIGGVPPRIWFDNASTIVAKVIKGGGRNLTDDFMRFMEHYRFKAVFCNVDAGHEKGNVENKVGYHRRNMLVPVPRFEDISEFNKELLIRCEEDAKRQHYRKNGTIEELYRDDKAALLELPKTTFDTSKYITVKTNGYGKFLLNKGLHEYSSAPKFANKYVLVRLTAFHVTVLDESHREIVRHERLYGDYKQQSMQWLPYLTQLARRPGALKYTGIYQMLPQPVKEYMEELSKQDRGKVLRVIADLTQKSSFEKAIKTVSTALSYGAADVDSLINLHRYLYEKVLQLEPIHLPEHIPHLNRYVPDFMAYDRSLKAGEEKC, via the coding sequence ATGACCCAAATCAAGGATATCAGAAAAATGTATTTTGAGGAAGGGAAAAATATCAGCCAGATAGCCAGAGAAACCGGCCATGATCGCAAAACGGTGAGAGCATATCTTGACAAAGTGGACTGGAACCAGAAGCCACCGAAAGTGAAGAAGGAAACAGCCTTTCCGAAACTTAATCCATACAAGGATGACATTGACACATGGCTAAACGAGGATAAAAAGGCCAGGCGCAAGCAAAGACATACAGCAAAACGAATATACAACCGGCTGGTGGAAAAGTACGGAGAACGCTTCAACTGTTCCTACAGGACCGTAGCAGGATATGTAGCTGTGAAGAAAAAAGAGATATTCAACGCAAGGGAAGGATTCCTGCCTTTAGAGCACGTACCAGGTGAAGCCCAGGCAGACTTTGGCGATGCTGACTTTTATGAAAATGGCAGGCACTACAGGGGTAAAAGTCTGACTTTATCATTTCCCCACAGCAACAAAGGATATACCCAGCTATTCAAGGGAGAGAACCAGGAATGCCTGTTCGAGGGCTTGAAGGCGATATTTGAGCACATAGGTGGAGTGCCGCCAAGGATATGGTTTGATAATGCCAGCACCATAGTAGCTAAGGTAATAAAGGGCGGAGGCAGGAACCTGACAGATGATTTCATGCGTTTCATGGAGCATTACCGTTTCAAAGCAGTATTCTGCAATGTAGATGCCGGGCATGAAAAAGGCAATGTGGAGAACAAGGTCGGCTATCACAGGAGAAACATGCTGGTGCCGGTACCACGTTTTGAAGACATTAGTGAATTCAACAAAGAACTCCTGATTAGGTGTGAAGAAGATGCCAAAAGGCAGCATTACCGAAAGAACGGTACGATCGAAGAACTATACAGGGATGATAAGGCAGCCCTGCTGGAGCTGCCCAAGACAACTTTTGATACAAGCAAATACATAACAGTGAAGACAAACGGATATGGCAAATTTCTGCTCAACAAAGGCCTGCACGAATATTCCTCAGCGCCAAAATTCGCAAACAAATATGTACTGGTCAGGCTGACTGCCTTTCATGTAACAGTGCTTGACGAAAGCCATCGGGAGATAGTGCGTCATGAGAGACTCTACGGCGACTACAAGCAGCAAAGCATGCAATGGCTGCCATATCTGACTCAGCTGGCACGGCGACCGGGGGCATTGAAATACACAGGTATATATCAGATGCTGCCACAGCCTGTGAAAGAATACATGGAAGAGCTAAGCAAGCAAGACAGAGGGAAAGTATTAAGAGTAATTGCTGATCTGACACAGAAGAGCAGCTTCGAAAAGGCCATTAAGACTGTCAGTACTGCCCTGTCCTATGGTGCTGCCGATGTGGACAGCCTGATAAATCTGCACAGATATTTGTATGAAAAAGTGCTGCAGCTGGAGCCGATACATTTGCCCGAGCATATACCTCACTTAAACAGATATGTGCCTGATTTTATGGCATATGACAGAAGTCTCAAGGCAGGTGAAGAAAAATGCTGA
- a CDS encoding glycoside hydrolase family 9 protein has translation MSRMTLKSSMKKRVLSLLIAVVFLSLTGVFPSGLIETKVSAAKITENYQFDSRIRLNSIGFIPNHSKKATIAANCSTFYVVKEDGTIVYTGTATSMFDNDTKETVYIADFSSVNEEGTYYLAVPGVGKSVNFKIAMNVYEDAFKTAMLGMYLLRCGTSVSATYNGIHYSHGPCHTNDAYLDYINGQHTKKDSTKGWHDAGDYNKYVVNAGITVGSMFLAWEHFKDQLEPVALEIPEKNNSIPDFLDELKYEIDWILTMQYPDGSGRVAHKVSTRNFGGFIMPENEHDERFFVPWSSAATADFVAMTAMAARIFRPYDPQYAEKCINAAKVSYEFLKNNPANVFANQSGFSTGEYATVSDADDRLWAAAEMWETLGDEEYLRDFENRAAQFSKKIEADFDWDNVANLGMFTYLLSERPGKNPALVQSIKDSLLSTADSIVRTSQNHGYGRTLGTTYYWGCNGTVVRQTMILQVANKISPNNDYVNAALDAISHVFGRNYYNRSYVTGLGINPPMNPHDRRSGADGIWEPWPGYLVGGGWPGPKDWVDIQDSYQTNEIAINWNAALIYALAGFVNYNSAQNEVLYGDVNDDGKVNSTDLTLLKRYVLKAVSTLPSSKAEKNADVNRDGRVNSSDVTILSRYLIRVIEKLPI, from the coding sequence ATGAGTAGAATGACCTTGAAAAGCAGCATGAAAAAACGTGTGTTATCTTTGCTCATTGCTGTAGTGTTTCTAAGCTTGACCGGAGTATTTCCTTCGGGATTGATTGAGACCAAAGTGTCAGCTGCAAAAATAACGGAGAATTATCAATTTGATTCACGAATCCGTTTAAACTCAATAGGTTTTATACCGAACCACAGCAAAAAGGCGACTATAGCTGCAAATTGTTCAACCTTTTATGTTGTTAAAGAAGACGGAACAATAGTGTATACCGGAACGGCAACTTCAATGTTTGACAATGATACAAAAGAAACTGTTTATATTGCTGATTTTTCATCTGTTAATGAAGAAGGAACGTACTATCTTGCCGTGCCGGGAGTAGGAAAAAGCGTAAACTTTAAAATTGCAATGAATGTATATGAGGATGCTTTTAAAACAGCAATGCTGGGAATGTATTTGCTGCGCTGCGGCACCAGTGTGTCGGCCACATACAACGGAATACACTATTCCCATGGACCGTGCCATACTAATGATGCATATCTTGATTATATAAACGGACAGCATACTAAAAAAGACAGTACAAAAGGCTGGCATGATGCGGGCGACTACAACAAATATGTGGTAAACGCCGGCATAACCGTTGGTTCAATGTTCCTGGCGTGGGAGCATTTTAAAGACCAGTTGGAGCCTGTGGCATTGGAGATTCCCGAAAAGAACAATTCAATACCGGATTTTCTTGATGAATTAAAATATGAGATAGACTGGATTCTTACCATGCAATACCCTGACGGGAGCGGAAGGGTGGCTCATAAAGTTTCGACAAGGAACTTTGGCGGCTTTATCATGCCTGAGAACGAACACGACGAAAGATTTTTCGTGCCCTGGAGCAGTGCCGCAACGGCAGACTTTGTTGCCATGACGGCCATGGCTGCAAGAATATTCAGGCCTTATGATCCTCAATATGCTGAAAAATGTATAAATGCGGCAAAAGTAAGCTATGAGTTTTTGAAGAACAATCCTGCGAATGTTTTTGCAAACCAGAGTGGATTCTCAACAGGAGAATATGCCACTGTCAGTGATGCAGATGACAGATTGTGGGCGGCGGCTGAAATGTGGGAGACCCTGGGAGATGAAGAATACCTTAGAGATTTTGAAAACAGGGCGGCGCAATTCTCGAAAAAAATAGAAGCCGATTTTGACTGGGATAATGTTGCAAACTTAGGTATGTTTACATATCTTTTGTCAGAAAGACCGGGCAAGAATCCTGCTTTGGTGCAGTCAATAAAGGATAGTCTCCTTTCCACTGCGGATTCAATTGTGAGGACCAGCCAAAACCATGGCTATGGCAGAACCCTTGGTACAACATATTACTGGGGATGCAACGGCACGGTTGTAAGACAGACTATGATACTTCAGGTTGCGAACAAGATTTCACCCAACAATGATTATGTAAATGCTGCTCTCGATGCGATTTCACATGTATTTGGAAGAAACTATTACAACAGGTCTTATGTAACAGGCCTTGGTATAAATCCTCCTATGAATCCTCATGACAGACGTTCAGGGGCTGACGGAATATGGGAGCCGTGGCCCGGTTACCTTGTAGGAGGAGGATGGCCCGGACCGAAGGATTGGGTGGATATTCAGGACAGTTATCAGACCAATGAAATTGCTATAAACTGGAATGCGGCATTGATTTATGCCCTTGCCGGATTTGTCAACTATAATTCTGCTCAAAATGAAGTACTGTACGGAGATGTGAATGATGACGGAAAAGTAAACTCCACTGACTTGACTTTGTTAAAAAGATATGTTCTTAAAGCCGTCTCAACTCTGCCTTCTTCCAAAGCTGAAAAGAACGCAGATGTAAATCGTGACGGAAGAGTTAATTCCAGTGATGTCACAATACTTTCAAGATATTTGATAAGGGTAATCGAGAAATTACCAATATAA
- a CDS encoding discoidin domain-containing protein: MKKRVCILLAVVILMTVSLPFVTLGADDIYPGLRVQGRFLYDKYGEKIILYGVNEMSIWGDIDGDVALPEIRKTGANAVRLVWSVSGPARKLDILLYNCRINNMIPIIELHDATGEWQKLSMLVDYWTRPDVLEVLKKHQEYLIINIGNEVGAQVSESEFKTGYEAAVKRMREAGIHVPLMIDGSDWGKNIDILQATGPYLINADPDKNLLFSVHMWWPYMWGYNEQKVIDEIKESVEMGLPLVVGEFGHQWEEHEMGKIPYKTIMEQCYKNEIGYLAWSWGPGNQPQTFLDMTTDGTFDTLRGWGLEVCVTDPYSIMNIAVRPASMLEEPTTEPPVINIPAGSIAQNKPVYASSTEPGLGNTPEKAVDGNIATRWSSDYSDNQYIYVDLLDEYEIERVYIEWEAAYARQYKIQVSNDAVTWTDVYTEYNGDGDIDDIYLEARGRYVRIYCMQRATQYGNSIFELGVYPKGGIAEPTPPGVEILVGDINRDGKINSTDLGMLNRHILKLVILDDNLKLAAADIDGNGNINSTDYSWLKKYILKVISEFPGGDTRIVTP; encoded by the coding sequence ATGAAAAAGAGGGTGTGCATTCTTTTGGCTGTTGTCATTTTAATGACTGTCAGCCTGCCGTTTGTAACACTGGGGGCGGATGACATTTATCCGGGACTTAGAGTTCAGGGGAGGTTTTTGTACGACAAATACGGTGAAAAAATAATACTGTATGGTGTGAACGAAATGTCGATCTGGGGCGACATTGACGGTGATGTGGCACTTCCTGAAATCAGGAAAACCGGAGCTAATGCGGTAAGACTTGTATGGTCAGTTTCCGGGCCGGCAAGGAAACTTGATATTTTGCTTTACAATTGCCGTATAAACAATATGATTCCTATTATAGAGCTTCATGACGCAACCGGTGAATGGCAGAAGCTTTCCATGCTCGTTGACTATTGGACAAGACCCGATGTGCTTGAAGTATTGAAAAAACATCAGGAATATCTCATTATCAATATTGGTAATGAAGTAGGAGCCCAGGTTTCGGAATCTGAATTTAAAACAGGGTATGAGGCTGCCGTAAAGAGAATGAGGGAAGCTGGAATTCATGTTCCTCTTATGATTGACGGCAGCGACTGGGGAAAGAATATTGATATTCTTCAGGCAACCGGACCTTATCTTATAAACGCCGACCCTGACAAAAACCTCTTGTTCTCGGTACATATGTGGTGGCCGTACATGTGGGGTTACAATGAACAGAAAGTAATCGATGAAATAAAAGAATCTGTTGAAATGGGCTTGCCCCTTGTGGTGGGAGAATTCGGACACCAATGGGAAGAACATGAAATGGGTAAAATCCCTTACAAAACCATAATGGAGCAATGTTACAAGAATGAAATAGGTTACCTGGCATGGTCATGGGGACCGGGCAACCAGCCGCAGACTTTCCTGGATATGACCACCGACGGAACTTTTGATACATTGAGAGGATGGGGATTGGAAGTTTGCGTAACGGATCCTTACAGCATAATGAATATTGCGGTTCGTCCGGCTTCAATGCTTGAAGAGCCTACAACGGAGCCTCCGGTAATAAACATTCCCGCCGGAAGTATTGCGCAGAACAAGCCTGTATATGCATCTTCGACGGAACCAGGGCTGGGTAACACACCGGAGAAGGCTGTTGACGGAAATATAGCAACCAGATGGTCATCGGATTACAGCGATAATCAGTACATATATGTTGACCTTCTGGATGAATATGAAATTGAAAGAGTGTATATTGAGTGGGAGGCTGCATACGCCCGTCAGTACAAAATCCAGGTGTCCAATGACGCCGTCACATGGACCGATGTATACACCGAGTACAACGGAGACGGAGATATAGACGATATTTACCTTGAAGCAAGGGGAAGATATGTAAGAATCTATTGTATGCAAAGGGCAACTCAGTACGGAAACTCCATATTTGAGTTGGGGGTTTATCCAAAGGGTGGAATTGCGGAACCGACTCCTCCGGGGGTTGAAATTCTGGTGGGAGATATAAACAGAGACGGCAAAATTAATTCGACGGACTTGGGTATGTTGAACAGACATATATTGAAACTTGTAATTCTTGATGATAATTTAAAGCTTGCGGCAGCTGACATTGACGGAAACGGAAATATAAATTCCACTG